Within the Chlorocebus sabaeus isolate Y175 chromosome 19, mChlSab1.0.hap1, whole genome shotgun sequence genome, the region GCAAAATATGTAATGAAATCAGAGGGCAGGAAAACTTGGATAAAGTACTACAAATGCTTCCATGTTTGAGAGATTCAAACCACAATTTGTGACTGGTTAAACAGTACCTTGAGAGGGGAAAAATCAAGACCATACACAGAGATAATATCCCCAAAGCAGCATTTATTTACCCATTGAAttccaaaacatttattttagaagtcTGGCATTTCATAATCACCCATCTTGATTGACATGGGCTGACACACATGGCGCTGTCAGGATACACAAGGACAATAGCCAAgagttacaaaaaataaatccatgaTTCTTAAACAAtcgcaaccaaaaaaaaaaaaaaagttacaagtaTCAAAACTTTTAGATGCATTGCATTGAAAAGAAGGTTTGTGCACGTCATAATTTAAAGAGGCAAAAACAAGGCGCTACTGAAACCTCACGTTAAACAGTTTATTATAAAGCTGATGGAAAGGAGCAAGTTGTCTCTCTGTATCAGCTTCCCTTAACAGTTTTCCATTAGGTGAAGAAAGAGGTGGGAGGGGTGAATTCATTTTTGCATGCACAAGATGTACTGCTTAACGAAACACTATCAGCTTGTTTTAAATGGATCTTTTAAACATCAACTGTAGCCTGTGTTGGCTAATTCTTTCTAATCTCCCCCATTACTTTCGCCTAGATTTCCCATACATCAACAGGCATAGTAAAATGCCTCATCAGAACACACTTCTCCACACAATTCAAAAAGGGAGCTCCTGTGGGCTCAAAGCAACCATCAGTCCAGCAATGCCCATGATTTATCTGAAACTGCTTCCCAAGAGACAGGAGTGCAGATCTGAGTAGCTGTGCTGCCAATACAGATAGGTTTAGCACTAGATATTTAGTGATTGTGGCAAGGAAGAATCGGTGATGATGGGGGTGGTGGGTGAAGGAAGGGCCAGGGGACCTGAAGGATCTTCAGTTGCCTTCTCCTGCTTCTTCATCCTGCTGGTCGCTCGTCCAGAGGGTGAGGTTGTCTCGCAGCAACTGCATGATGAGCGTGGAGTCCTTATAGGAATCCTCGTTTAGTGTGTCCAGCTCAGCTATGGCATCATCGAAGGCTTGTTTGGCTAAGAGGCAGGCTTGCTCGGGTGCATTCTGGATCTCATAGTAGAACACGGAGAAGTTGAGGGCCAGGCCCAGCCGGATGGGGTGTGTGGGCTGCATCTGCTCTTTGCTGATTTCAAAGGCTTCCTTGTAGGCAGCTTCAGAAGCTTCGACCACACTGTTTTTCTTCTCCCCAGAAGCGACCTCTGCTAAGTAGCGGTAGTAATCACCTTTCATTTTCAGGTAAAACACCTTGCTCTCATACTGGAAATCATTGCAGTTCTTGATCAGGAACTTGTCAAGCAGAGACAGAACATCATTGCAAACTGTCTCCAGCTCCTTCTCAATCTTCTCCCGGTAAGCTTTCACTTTCTCCAATTTCTTTTCGTTTCCATCAGCCATGGTTTTCTGCTCAATGCTGCTAATGACCCTCCAGGAAGATCGCCTGGCACCAACCACATTCTTGTAGGCCACAGAGAGGAGATTTCGATCTTCATTGGAGAGAGGTTCATTCAGCTCTGTCACCTGCAAAACCCCAAGAAGATAAACATTGAAAGGAAAATCTGAAACTCTTGGCAACAAGCCTTCCCTTCAACATAATCAACAATCCTTCTCAAGAACAGGATTATAAACAAGTCAGTCACTCTGGAGAATAAAAACCACCCATGGACAAAACCAATATAGACATGAATCCTATGTGAAGAAAAGACTGTAGTCTAATAGAAGAGATAAATACTTGGCACCCAAAACAGAAAATCCTAGGGGCTTGAGAAATTCATAAATGAGGTCTCATAAGATGTTACTTTCATGTTGGTACAGGAATGGGACTAAGGATAATTATGAAAAggttgtggccgggcgcggtggctcaagcctgtaatcccagcactttgggaggccgagacgggcggatcacgaggtcagaagatcgagaccatcctggctaacacggtgaaaccccgtctctactaaaactacaaaaaaaaaaactagccgggcgaggtggcgggcgcctgtagtcccagctactcgggaggctgaggcaggagaatggcatgaacccgggaggcggagcttgcagtgagctgagatccggccactgcactccagcctgggcgacacagcaagactctgtctcaaaaaaaaaaaaaaaaaaaaagaaaaagaaaaggttgtaCAGCAGCAGTACACAATGAAGAAAACCTCAAGCTTCAGCCACTCTGCAAAAGATACTctgaacaggccgggcgcggtggcttatgcctgtaatctcagcacttcgggaggccaaggcgggcagatcatgaggtcaacagatcgataccatcctggccaacatggtgaaaccccatctctactaaagataaaaaaattagccaggcgtggtggggtgcacttgtagtcccagctacttgggaggctaaggcaggagaatcgcttgaacccagaggttgcagcgagccaagattgcgccactgcactccagcctagcaacagagtgagcctctgtctcaaaaaagaaaaaaaaacaaacaaacaaactcagaaCAGTAAGATCATGCGGTCCCTTTGTCAGATGTTCAAAGACGACAGACTGGAAGTGTTCCAGACTCTGCTTCCAGCTTTACATTCTGGAAAGAACCAACTACACCTCAAATACACATTAACAGGTGGTGGGGCTCCACAGATCAGATGAACATCACACAGATCCAGTGGCCAGAGCTTCACCCTGTGTGGCCACACATGGAACCCTGACTGATACTCCCAGCCCTCTCCCAAACCAAAATGAAGAAGAATTCATTAGTGACATGAAAGTGCCCCCAGCTCCAGGTGAAAAGAAGCACAGCTACTCAGCAGCAAATTGTACTCTGACCTACCTCACAGGAAACTCTCTGGTCATCAAGGATGGAAGCATCAATTACTTTAAGTGGGAGAGTTAAATTTCACAAGCTTTAACTTCCCTTCGTTCTCCCTGATGCCAGCTACAAGTGAACTAGCTATGCAGTTAGTAGGAAGAGCATTATTAGACTTTGCagtgggttgaactgtgtcccccgcCAAAAGATATGCTGAAGTTCTGACCCCAGGCACCTGTgactgtgaccttatttggaaatagggtctttgcagatgtaattagttaagatgaagtcatactggatATTAGGGTGTGCCCTAAGTGCAATTACAGGTGTCCTTATAAGGATAGTGAGATTtggacaaacacacacacaggaagaatGCCATGTGACAGTGGAGGcaaagactggagtgatgcatctacaagccaaggaacaccaagggtTGCCAGAAGTCACCAGAAGCTGGGACAGTGCCTAGgaaggattcttccctagagccttcagagggaatGTGGCCTGCCTACACCCCACTTTCAAACTTCTAGCGTCCAGAACTACAagagaataaatttattattttaagctatCCAGTTTGTCGTACTAGGTTCAGCAACCCCTAGGAAACTGTTTATAACAGAGTTTCCTAACAGAGTTCCTAATAGAGTTGGTCTGGGCCCAAGCACAGAAAATGACTTGCTAAATTGACCTAGGACATTTCACAAGCCCTTAAAAAAGATGGTGTGTCGTCTATAAAGTAGAGGGATTCCTTAGTATGACCTACTGGTAAAGGTCTTTAATtttaacactgaaaaaaaaaaaggaaagcaaagcatTTAGGAAACCATAAAACACTAAACAAAAAAGGTATTACTTAAACCAATCTGTAAGGACAGAACCTCCAATAGAGGGAAAAAGCCAAGTTCAATGGGGAAAGTTATCAATAGCATATTCAAATAGACACACTTAAAATGAATTGAGAAGACTGAGCAGTGGAGTATCAGAAATCCTGAACAATGATGGTTTATTTGGGGAATTAGTGGTTCAAGGATATAAGTAGCAAGTGTAATCATTATTACATGTAAAAATCAGAAACCTTGTGCCAAGTTCTTACAAAGTAAAACAAGCAATTGTCTGAGTCCTCCCTACCCCTAAGCCccagacacaataaaaataccAGCTCACTCTTAATTTCTCCATTTCCCTGTCCCCAAAACCCCTACTCTTCTGCTACAAACACAGGATTAAGTCTCTCCTTTGCCTACCCATCAACCAAATCCCACTTCTTTCTTCAGTGTGGTCTTTGGCTAACAGCTATCCTTACCATTCCCAGGGGTGCCGCCTCCACTCCAGTCAAGCCAGGGTTCTCATTATTCATCCTCACATATTCATCAGTGGTCTCCATACCTCTCACTGTGATTTGCTCCAGTCTACCATGAATCTAAAATCAATGTTCCCTTTAAATCACGTTGAACACCTATAACCCGACTAGTTTCCTCCTCTAGTAAGTGCCTTTAAACACTTACATACATTTTCTTATGGAAAATAAGagactttgtaaatatttaataacttaGTCTTTTTCTCCCCACATCAGAGGGTCATGTGTCTACGTTGTAACAAGATTTGAGGGTGGCACATCTCACACATGCATGTCAAAATCCAATCATCACACTTATGAACTACAAAAAGATGAATAACTATTAGTCTTTTAAGGGAGCAACACTTCTAAATCAAAATTCCATCCCAAATATTCTGATAAATTTCAGAATGCTTGAATCCTCTAGAATGACTTGCATTTCTAGAGCAACATTTAATAAAGCATGAGACAACAACAGAATTTGGAGAGCTCCTTTGATCTTGTAGTAATTAAATCCAACTAAGGCCATTTggcattaaaatgcaaataatatccATAAGGAGTCACAATATACTTCCTCCTGTGACTAACAAAACTGCTTCTGTGAAACTGGCAAAGATACACCAAGGTAACTTCCCAAAGTATGTCATTTAAAGAGAGTGCATATCTGAAATACACGTATGTATGAGTGCTTGCATAACACAAAAGGCAGTATAATTATTAAACCCAAGACATCTGGAGTTTAGTCTGagctagctatgt harbors:
- the YWHAH gene encoding 14-3-3 protein eta; this encodes MGDREQLLQRARLAEQAERYDDMASAMKAVTELNEPLSNEDRNLLSVAYKNVVGARRSSWRVISSIEQKTMADGNEKKLEKVKAYREKIEKELETVCNDVLSLLDKFLIKNCNDFQYESKVFYLKMKGDYYRYLAEVASGEKKNSVVEASEAAYKEAFEISKEQMQPTHPIRLGLALNFSVFYYEIQNAPEQACLLAKQAFDDAIAELDTLNEDSYKDSTLIMQLLRDNLTLWTSDQQDEEAGEGN